GTGAGGCACACGCATCGTTCTCCTACGGCACGGTCGTCGCGGTGAACGGGGACGAGCGGCTGGAGGATATCGTCAACGGCCAGTCAGTCGAGGCGGCCTACGAGGACGAGTTCGCCGACCCCCACACCGATGCCACAGCGGAGCTTTTCGCCGATATCCAGGCTGCCGATGCAGACAACACGGGTGACCCGATCGCCTCAAACGGGGAACTGCAGGCCAGAACGATCCCCGTTGAAGAGGACTCGACAGCCGGTATTCGTGTGCGGACGACCAACAACGACGAGTTCGTGCGTAACCTCGCCGACGAATCCGACGAGTTCAGCGCGCACGAAGTCTCGCTGCCGGAACGGCTGGAACTCGACGTGACCGGGGAGCAGTCGGATATCGAGGTTACCGTCGAGGGAGAACAGTTCGTCGATGCTGTCGAGGTTGAGACGATCGACGGGTTCTGGTCGAACCTGTTCAACAGTGTTTCGTGTACGATCACACGGGGATACTGGTGTGATGAACCACCGGAGGTGGTCCCGAACCACCAGACTACGGACCAGTTCGACGCCGGGGAGTTCTACGGTGCGCCCGACCCTGTCGAAGTCAACCTGTCGACGATCGACTTCGACGACGTTGAGGAGGCTGACCAGGATACGGTCGAAATCTGGGGCGGGACGTACGACCTCGACGTCGAGGTCGAAGGATCCGGGTTCGAGAACTGTTCGGGAACGGTCACGCATTCAAACGACTGGACCGAGCTCTGTGGCCCTGACCTGACGCTCGATGCGTTCGACGACCCACACTGGCACGATGACCGCGGAGGTGTTCATTATGTCACGCTGGTCGAAGTCTAGGGCCCAGACCGAGCCGTTCGCGGCGATCATCTCCGTGGGGATGCTGGTGATCGGCATCGGGATCTTCGCAGTGTACATGGGCGGACTGGTGCCCAACAGCGGCCAGTCCGCGACAGCCGACCAGACGATCGATCTGGTCTGGAACGATATCGAGGAGGACGGAACCTTCTACGGCCACGACGACGGTGAGCAGGTGCTGACTGACTCGGTTACGGCGGACGCGCTCCCGGCCGGTGCCACGGTGTACGTTCGTGTCACCGCCATCGACGAGGACGGCCAGGAGTACGAGGCGTCGGCCGGGTTCCCGTCGGGCTATCCGGACGATACGAGCGTGCTGGACGTGTGGACGCTGGAAGATGACGTCGAATCCGAGGGGATCCCCGAGCGCGCGTCGGTCGCGACCAGAACGATCCCGATCACCGTCGAGAACCGGGCCAACACCCGAACCGGCACGCTGGAGGTCGCTGTATGGTGAGCCGACGCGGTATCTCGACCGTGATGGACATCGCGCTGGCGCTGTTGCTGATCAGCGCATCGGTCCTGCTGATCGGAACCTTCCTCGCGGCCGACGAGGAGTCGATCGACGACGACCGTGGCGAACGGGCGCTCCAGAGTCTGATGGGATCGACGACGACGATCACCTACGACGTGAGCGCGCCCAACGAGAACGGCCACGCCGCGACCGACAGCGACAACTTCGAGCTGCCGGAGAATATCGACGACAGCGACGTCGAAGAGCTACACGAGATCACCACCTACGGCTCGTCGACGGCGCTTTTGTCCGAGGCTGCGCTGACGAATCTGGAGATCGAGGACACGGAGCTGTTCGCGTACGGCCACGACGTCGAACGTTCGGTTGAGAGCGCCATTCAGGGCCAGCACGTCGGCACCGAGGGGACAGTGTACGTGGTCGCAACGTGGGAACCCTACGAGGGGTCGTCGATCGGGGGCACCGCGACGGTCGGCGATCCGCCGCGGAGTTCGGTCGACACGTCGACCGCGACAATGGAGGCGTCGAGTCCGACAGGGGCAGTCGATCCGGATCTGCTCGCCGAGCAGTTCCGCGAAGGTGAGGAAGGAACACACGACAGAGGCGGCGTGGATGACGGCTTCGATGCGATCGGCGGTGCGATCGGCGACCAAATGGTCGAGGGGTACTTCCCGCCGGAACAGACCCAGTACACCCTCGAATCAACGCTCAGCGAGAACGCGGTGACGCTATACAACTATCGACAGATGGCCGACGTTGCGGGCGTCGAGATCGAGGATGAAATCACCGAATCGCCACCGAACGCCACCGAAGCCAACGAGGTGCTGGTCGGTGACTTTGGCGACGCCGGGATGGGAGCGGTGATCGCCGAGGATCTCCGTGACAGCGACGCCGGTGACCGCATCCAGGCGACGTACGACGAGATGGATCAAGAGGACGTGAGTGAGAGCGAACGGGACGAAGCGCTCGCGCAAACGATCGAGGAGACCGTCTCGACGGGGACGATCGATATCACGGTACAGACCTGGGAGTAATGACACGAGACACATCGGAGCGACGAACGGTATCGTTTGCGGACGACCAGCGAGCACGTATTCCCTTCGCGATGATCGGGCTGTTACTGCTCGTCGGCAGTGTCGGGATCGTCGCGACGCTCGAACAGCGATCGGATCCGACGATCGATCAGGACGCCGATCTGGTGATGGACCAGACCCAGACCGCGGCACAGAGCGAGCTGCGGACTGCTGTCCTCGATGCGACACAGACCGCCGGTAGTTCCCCGATCAACAGCACCACAGCTAGCGATGTCGACGCGATCGACGATGCGGACACACAGGAGGAGGCGTTCAGACAGTACGTCAAGCTACTCGTTTACGTGGAGGCGGTCGATCGGCTCCCCGAAGCGGGACAGAGCCTCGACGACGATGCACAGTCGGACGTCTCGCTCGAACCGGTGACGATCAACGGCAGTGCCAGCCATATCGACGCCGGGTCGGCGGTGACCTCGGACGAAGCGATCGACAGGGTGTCTCTCGAGATCGGCCAGCACGACCACAGTGTCGAAGAGGGCGTTGTCAACGCCGAAATAGAGGGCGTCGAGATCGATGCGACCGTCGACGGGACGGCGTTACCGACCGAGGAACGGTCGGTCAGTGTCAGCGTGGGGACGCCGGTGTTCGAGCTCAACGAGCAGATGAACGAGTACGAGTCCGAACTCAACATGGGCTTTTTTGACGGAGACGGTCCCGATCCGTCGGACCCGGACGGGCTTGGCCAGGAGATGGCGTTGCGGCTGTATCCGACCTCCTACATGAAAGCCAGCTGGGACCGGTTCGCTGAGAACACCAAGTCGCCGGACGATCACAACTTCGAGGAGGTGATCGACACCGATCATACGGAGGTGCTCGTCAACCACGCCATCTTCTCCGTTCAGGAAGACACGTTCGGTACGCGGGATCCGTACGCCGACCGGACGATGCGCCCACAGTACCTGTGCATGGCGATCGACTTCGGGTCGACGGCAGGGGATGTCGATACCACGATCGATGCGGACGATGTCGACGAGCTCATTCCGGCTGAAAACGTCACGCTGACCCAGGACTACGAGAACCTGGAAAAAGCCGA
This genomic window from Natranaeroarchaeum aerophilus contains:
- a CDS encoding DUF7283 family protein, with protein sequence MDFEAPVDAWYVFIAVGIVSVALAGLALGVSTGVPPDAQEGANAIEGATSAEYTASASHEHDAETVIVERSTITMENEHGEAHASFSYGTVVAVNGDERLEDIVNGQSVEAAYEDEFADPHTDATAELFADIQAADADNTGDPIASNGELQARTIPVEEDSTAGIRVRTTNNDEFVRNLADESDEFSAHEVSLPERLELDVTGEQSDIEVTVEGEQFVDAVEVETIDGFWSNLFNSVSCTITRGYWCDEPPEVVPNHQTTDQFDAGEFYGAPDPVEVNLSTIDFDDVEEADQDTVEIWGGTYDLDVEVEGSGFENCSGTVTHSNDWTELCGPDLTLDAFDDPHWHDDRGGVHYVTLVEV
- a CDS encoding DUF7285 family protein gives rise to the protein MSRWSKSRAQTEPFAAIISVGMLVIGIGIFAVYMGGLVPNSGQSATADQTIDLVWNDIEEDGTFYGHDDGEQVLTDSVTADALPAGATVYVRVTAIDEDGQEYEASAGFPSGYPDDTSVLDVWTLEDDVESEGIPERASVATRTIPITVENRANTRTGTLEVAVW
- a CDS encoding DUF7284 family protein, with protein sequence MVSRRGISTVMDIALALLLISASVLLIGTFLAADEESIDDDRGERALQSLMGSTTTITYDVSAPNENGHAATDSDNFELPENIDDSDVEELHEITTYGSSTALLSEAALTNLEIEDTELFAYGHDVERSVESAIQGQHVGTEGTVYVVATWEPYEGSSIGGTATVGDPPRSSVDTSTATMEASSPTGAVDPDLLAEQFREGEEGTHDRGGVDDGFDAIGGAIGDQMVEGYFPPEQTQYTLESTLSENAVTLYNYRQMADVAGVEIEDEITESPPNATEANEVLVGDFGDAGMGAVIAEDLRDSDAGDRIQATYDEMDQEDVSESERDEALAQTIEETVSTGTIDITVQTWE